The window TCAGAGTGAACTGTCCTGACTGTTTCGGCAAGGCTTATCAATCCCTTGTAATCCAGTGCAGGCTCGCCTTTGCCGTATGTTTCAAACAAGGTCGAAATCCGCCTCAAACATGCCCTTATAAGAACATGAAAAGGTAGTTCCGCACGTTTGAGATTGTTTTCAAATTTCAGCCTCAGCGGCGTTTGCAGCACGACTGTTATTCCAGATATTTCCGATTCCTTTATTTTTGCAAACCTTCCGGCGCTTATATTTTTAGTAAATGAGCCTTTCACAAGCTTCCGCTCTTTGCCTGAATAAATTAATTTTCTGTTTGCCTTTACTGACACCAGATTGAATGTGGAACGGAAGCCATCAATCATTTTTCCGATTCCCGTCTGCCCCATCTGTTCAATGGCATAGACAAAATAGGGGAGATATTCATTGGCTTTCCCGAGAAGTATAATATCAAAATCAAAGAGTTCACCTTTTGTCCAATGTGTTTTTTTTGTGATTGGTGCTTCTATCACATAGGGATGGGGAGGAGCTGCTACATGATGTTTTTCACCAGAATCTTCAAACTTTCCAGGTTCA of the Desulfomonilia bacterium genome contains:
- the cas6 gene encoding CRISPR system precrRNA processing endoribonuclease RAMP protein Cas6, coding for MIEAPITKKTHWTKGELFDFDIILLGKANEYLPYFVYAIEQMGQTGIGKMIDGFRSTFNLVSVKANRKLIYSGKERKLVKGSFTKNISAGRFAKIKESEISGITVVLQTPLRLKFENNLKRAELPFHVLIRACLRRISTLFETYGKGEPALDYKGLISLAETVRTVHSDLSWHDWRRYSSRQDQEMLMGGLVGNIIYEGNVLNNFLPILKFCETVHIGKQTSFGLGKFELFFEGEE